A stretch of the Sphingobacterium thalpophilum genome encodes the following:
- a CDS encoding SusC/RagA family TonB-linked outer membrane protein, with amino-acid sequence MQKTLLISMALGLSYPTWANVERDHVKLTKETQTIAAQSTVEGVVKDNNGAAMPGVTITNLSTGKTTSTDASGQFSLPANAGQKLKLTLVGYSEKIVTVSGNQLDIVMESKDTELEEVVVVGYGTQKKVNLTGAVDQVGSEVFEGRVLGNASQMLQGVIPNLNITPADGKPNRAPSFNIRGTTSIGQGGSALVLIDGVEGDPASINPNDIETVTTLKDAAASAIYGSRGTFGVVLITTKRAKAGKTSINYSGNGSFQKPITLPKFVTDGYEYASHFFEAYNAWNNYSSIPSKLNKTQIFTMDWLNEFKRRKEQGITEEVTVDDKGNYVYYGNEDYYGALIKDHTFVQDHNLSVNGNSEKFDYYISGRAYDYKGLYRYNTDKYKIYNTRAKAGVQVNEWLRISNNIDYNYSKYRDPVTAGEGGNIWRNIADEGHPSSPIFNPDGSLSFSAAYTVGDFIYGKNRVETENRDLRNTTSFETKFLNNTLRIKGDLTFRNRDLNSVRVRVPVPYSTQEGKTLKLETDLNNNIYQVDQKWKYLFGNIYGEYEKTVGDHYFKGLLGYNYEQRSISGTYINKIGLLTEDVDNINLALGQNTTATAEYNKYRTAGIFVRANYIFKDRYLFEFNGRYDGSSRFPVDQQWAFFPSASAGWRVSEEPFFNVDKRIISDLKFRASYGSLGNGVVDPYSFMDLYDIRIMDRLLNGQKPSYTSVPKVIPNNLTWETARTANFGIDFSSLNGKLTFTGDIYQRKTLNMYTLSVELPDIFGAASPKGNYADMTTKGFELSIAYKDRFDLNSSPFNWSVKATLADYRSTIDRYENKAGLLQNDRYQQDRYYEGQRLGEIWGYVTQGLFQNQAEIDGAPTQKVIRSSNSGKIYPGDVRFADLNGDGVIDYGSNTIYDHGDKTIIGNYEPRYIYGFNINMDWKNIYFSTFFQGVGRQHWYPSNESIFWGQYNRPYNNLPEWHLNNYWTEDNPNAYLPRYAGYNESLKTTPQTRYLQNIAYIRMKNIQIGYNFPAAVTSKLKISSLRAGISGENLWTWSPLYKRTRDLDVGNLAKSDPDVNSTMRLDATSGNSGDGFNYPVMKSISFNLSIGL; translated from the coding sequence ATGCAGAAAACACTACTAATCAGTATGGCATTGGGTCTCTCTTACCCAACATGGGCGAATGTAGAGCGTGATCATGTCAAATTGACTAAAGAGACGCAAACTATTGCAGCTCAGTCTACCGTGGAAGGGGTGGTCAAAGACAACAACGGAGCAGCCATGCCCGGGGTTACCATCACAAACCTTTCGACAGGAAAAACAACATCGACTGATGCGTCCGGGCAGTTTAGCTTACCGGCCAATGCCGGACAGAAGCTGAAGCTGACGCTGGTCGGTTATAGCGAAAAGATTGTCACCGTCTCAGGCAATCAGCTCGATATTGTGATGGAGTCCAAGGATACCGAGCTGGAGGAAGTGGTGGTGGTGGGTTATGGTACGCAAAAGAAAGTGAACTTGACAGGAGCCGTGGACCAGGTCGGGTCGGAAGTATTCGAAGGACGTGTGCTGGGCAATGCCAGCCAAATGCTGCAGGGCGTGATCCCCAACTTAAACATCACTCCGGCCGATGGTAAACCCAATCGGGCGCCGAGCTTCAACATCCGTGGTACTACTTCAATCGGGCAGGGCGGAAGTGCGCTTGTGTTGATCGACGGTGTAGAGGGCGATCCGGCTTCGATCAATCCCAATGATATCGAAACCGTGACCACACTCAAAGATGCTGCTGCATCGGCTATCTACGGTTCGCGCGGAACCTTTGGCGTGGTGCTCATCACGACCAAACGAGCCAAAGCAGGCAAAACATCCATTAACTATTCGGGAAATGGCTCGTTTCAGAAGCCCATTACCTTACCCAAGTTTGTTACGGATGGTTATGAATATGCGTCACATTTCTTTGAGGCATACAATGCCTGGAATAACTACTCGTCGATCCCAAGCAAGCTAAACAAGACGCAGATCTTTACGATGGATTGGCTCAATGAGTTCAAAAGACGCAAAGAGCAGGGCATCACAGAAGAAGTAACCGTAGATGACAAGGGGAATTATGTATATTATGGAAATGAAGACTACTACGGGGCGCTGATCAAAGACCATACCTTTGTACAGGACCACAACCTCTCCGTGAATGGAAATTCAGAAAAGTTTGATTACTACATTTCTGGCCGTGCCTATGATTACAAGGGGCTGTACCGCTATAACACGGACAAATATAAGATTTACAATACACGTGCAAAGGCTGGTGTGCAGGTCAACGAATGGCTGCGCATCAGCAACAACATTGATTACAACTATTCGAAATATCGCGATCCGGTTACCGCAGGCGAAGGCGGTAACATTTGGCGGAACATTGCGGACGAGGGACACCCATCTTCGCCTATCTTCAATCCCGATGGTTCGCTCAGCTTTTCTGCCGCCTATACGGTAGGTGATTTTATCTATGGTAAAAACCGGGTAGAGACGGAAAACCGCGATCTTCGCAATACCACCTCCTTTGAAACTAAGTTTCTGAACAATACCCTGCGCATCAAGGGGGACCTGACGTTCAGAAACCGCGATCTGAACTCCGTGCGCGTACGGGTGCCTGTACCCTATAGTACGCAGGAAGGCAAAACGCTGAAACTGGAAACGGATCTCAACAACAATATCTATCAGGTTGACCAGAAGTGGAAATACCTGTTTGGAAATATCTATGGCGAATACGAAAAGACAGTGGGTGACCACTACTTCAAGGGTTTGCTGGGATACAACTATGAACAGCGTAGCATCAGCGGGACGTACATCAACAAAATAGGCCTGCTGACGGAGGATGTGGACAACATCAACCTGGCACTAGGACAGAATACGACGGCGACGGCCGAGTATAACAAATACCGTACGGCCGGAATCTTTGTGCGGGCCAATTATATTTTTAAAGACCGCTATCTCTTTGAATTCAACGGTCGGTACGATGGCTCATCCCGTTTTCCGGTAGATCAGCAATGGGCATTTTTCCCTTCTGCTTCCGCCGGATGGAGGGTCTCTGAGGAACCATTTTTTAACGTGGATAAGCGCATTATTTCAGACCTTAAATTCCGTGCTTCCTATGGCTCTCTGGGTAACGGTGTGGTGGATCCGTATTCGTTTATGGATTTGTACGATATACGTATCATGGATCGCCTCCTCAACGGACAGAAGCCTTCCTATACTTCTGTGCCCAAGGTAATTCCGAATAATCTGACCTGGGAAACGGCCAGGACAGCCAATTTCGGGATCGACTTTTCATCTTTAAACGGCAAATTGACCTTTACAGGTGATATCTATCAGCGCAAGACCTTGAACATGTATACACTCAGTGTGGAGCTGCCGGATATTTTTGGAGCCGCCTCCCCAAAGGGTAACTATGCAGACATGACAACCAAAGGATTTGAGTTGAGCATTGCCTATAAAGACAGGTTTGATCTGAACAGCTCCCCATTCAACTGGTCCGTGAAAGCTACATTGGCCGATTACCGATCGACGATAGACCGCTATGAAAACAAGGCTGGACTGTTGCAAAATGACCGCTATCAGCAAGATCGCTATTATGAAGGCCAGCGCTTGGGTGAGATCTGGGGCTATGTAACGCAGGGCTTGTTCCAAAACCAGGCTGAAATCGACGGGGCACCGACACAGAAAGTAATCAGATCTTCCAACTCCGGCAAAATATACCCTGGAGATGTACGCTTTGCTGATCTCAACGGTGACGGTGTCATCGACTATGGAAGCAACACCATCTATGACCATGGTGACAAGACCATTATCGGGAATTACGAACCGCGGTATATCTATGGCTTCAATATCAATATGGACTGGAAGAATATCTATTTCTCGACATTCTTTCAGGGTGTCGGCCGACAGCATTGGTACCCGAGCAACGAATCTATCTTTTGGGGACAGTATAACCGGCCATACAATAATCTGCCGGAGTGGCACCTCAACAATTATTGGACTGAGGATAATCCAAACGCATACCTGCCCCGGTATGCAGGTTACAACGAGTCCCTCAAGACGACTCCGCAAACCCGCTATCTGCAGAATATTGCCTATATCCGCATGAAAAATATCCAGATCGGATATAACTTCCCGGCAGCGGTTACATCCAAACTCAAGATCAGTAGCTTGCGTGCGGGCATATCGGGCGAAAATCTTTGGACCTGGTCGCCTTTGTATAAACGCACGAGAGATCTGGATGTCGGAAACCTGGCCAAATCGGACCCGGACGTAAACAGTACCATGCGCCTGGATGCAACAAGCGGCAACAGTGGCGACGGATTTAACTATCCTGTCATGAAGAGCATCAGTTTTAATTTATCCATCGGATTATAA
- a CDS encoding RagB/SusD family nutrient uptake outer membrane protein: MKRIFFIPIIAFLLSSCELNELPKASATEEDIFGTENGLRNYSNSFYRNITSRSDAFKGDAMADYSAVNSLNDFMVQGAYSPEVSSGWDFAALRNINQMIVKCTSPNLSDAVKNNYIGIARFFRAWFYYDKVVRFGDVPWVDHPLAVDETDILMAPQDSREVVMKHIMEDLDFAYANITDDGGDGTLVNKWTALGLKTRAALFEGTFRKYHNLNLATKPDEFFRMAVDAGKILMQQGPYRLNIGSDPKLSQRQLFTSNQLVKQEVMFGLAFSKEQALMNDANWWWTSATYGPRLSLVRPFINSILNLDGTPYTDRPNYMTEEFYEECQNRDYRLAQLIRTPGYKRGGAAAPPNFASYTYTGYQPIKYTLDDPYYDNGAYNINAVPLMRYAEILLNYAEASRELGQFNATDWANTIGALRARAGITAGINTLPTKVDSYLKNTFFPDINDPVLLEIRRERQVELALEGFRFNDLKRWKLGPLMATMPWTGIYVPALEQLMDLDRDGTPDVIFYDGKKKPEDVSAPKGVAKVAIGGSDKNFQTMTADNHLEWYKAVPRTWDNNNKQYLYPIPATAIVKNPNLKQNPGWEKK, from the coding sequence ATGAAAAGAATCTTTTTTATACCTATCATAGCATTTTTATTGAGTTCTTGTGAACTGAATGAGCTGCCAAAAGCTTCGGCAACGGAAGAGGATATCTTCGGTACGGAAAATGGGCTGCGCAACTACAGCAACTCCTTCTACCGTAATATTACCTCCAGGAGCGACGCCTTTAAGGGGGATGCGATGGCCGACTATTCGGCTGTCAATAGCCTGAATGACTTTATGGTGCAGGGCGCTTATTCCCCGGAGGTCAGTTCTGGCTGGGATTTTGCCGCCCTACGCAATATCAACCAGATGATCGTCAAATGCACGAGTCCCAACCTGAGTGATGCGGTCAAAAATAACTACATCGGTATCGCCCGCTTTTTCAGGGCCTGGTTTTATTACGATAAAGTGGTGCGTTTTGGGGATGTGCCTTGGGTGGACCACCCGTTAGCGGTGGATGAAACAGATATTCTCATGGCACCGCAGGATTCCCGTGAAGTGGTCATGAAGCATATCATGGAAGACCTGGATTTTGCTTACGCGAATATTACAGATGATGGTGGCGATGGTACCTTGGTCAATAAATGGACTGCATTGGGCCTGAAAACACGTGCGGCGCTTTTTGAGGGAACATTTAGGAAATATCACAACCTCAACCTGGCCACAAAACCTGATGAGTTTTTTAGAATGGCAGTCGACGCAGGCAAGATCCTGATGCAGCAAGGGCCTTATAGGCTGAATATAGGCAGTGATCCAAAGCTGTCGCAGCGCCAGCTGTTTACCAGCAATCAGCTCGTCAAGCAGGAAGTGATGTTTGGTCTCGCCTTCAGCAAGGAGCAGGCCTTGATGAACGACGCCAACTGGTGGTGGACATCGGCAACCTACGGACCAAGGCTAAGCCTGGTACGCCCCTTTATCAATAGCATTCTTAATCTGGACGGGACGCCGTACACGGATCGGCCAAACTACATGACCGAAGAATTTTATGAGGAGTGCCAGAATCGCGACTATCGCCTTGCGCAGTTGATCCGTACACCGGGCTATAAGCGTGGCGGTGCGGCAGCGCCACCCAACTTCGCAAGTTATACATACACGGGATACCAGCCTATTAAATATACACTGGATGATCCTTACTATGATAATGGAGCCTATAATATCAATGCGGTGCCATTGATGCGCTATGCCGAAATTCTGCTCAACTATGCGGAGGCAAGCCGGGAATTAGGGCAATTTAACGCAACTGACTGGGCTAATACCATCGGCGCATTGCGTGCACGCGCTGGTATTACCGCAGGGATCAATACCTTGCCGACAAAGGTGGATAGCTACCTCAAAAATACCTTCTTCCCGGATATCAATGATCCGGTACTGTTGGAAATACGTCGGGAAAGACAGGTCGAACTGGCACTGGAAGGTTTCCGTTTCAACGATCTGAAACGCTGGAAATTGGGACCATTGATGGCGACGATGCCGTGGACGGGAATCTATGTTCCTGCCCTGGAGCAGCTTATGGACCTGGACCGTGACGGTACACCTGACGTGATATTTTATGACGGAAAGAAAAAGCCTGAAGATGTTTCGGCACCCAAGGGTGTAGCGAAAGTTGCGATCGGCGGTAGTGACAAAAACTTCCAGACAATGACCGCAGATAACCACCTGGAATGGTACAAGGCTGTGCCGAGGACATGGGACAATAACAATAAACAGTACCTCTATCCCATACCGGCGACAGCGATTGTCAAAAACCCCAACCTGAAACAGAATCCGGGATGGGAGAAAAAATAA
- a CDS encoding GH92 family glycosyl hydrolase, translating to MPKNNIKSGTQTWGRGFCCCAFLLIALLKGFSQSKVTKDYVDYVNPYMGNISHLLVPTYPTVHLPNSMLRVYPERGDFTSDRLNGLPLVVTSHRGSSAFNLSPMQQLPAQLNPVQRYSYDQEQITPYRYSVLLDQEDIQVDYAVAHQSAIYVFTFAGKGTKYLQFNSRSGELQWDGRGLSGAQDIGNGTRVYMYAVPEDKAIAVKRLQEGKLQPATEAKGRNACLLLQFDGPNTSLRMKYGISFIDAAQAKANLEREIADFDQDKVAHNGRQEWNRALGKIAVEGESESDKQVFYTSLYRTYERPVNISEDGRYFSAFDGKIHQDGGRPFFTDDWIWDSYRAHHPLRVLLDPEAESNILHSFVRMSEQMDRPWLPTFPEITGDSRRMNSNHGVATLLDAYRKGIRGFDVQKAYLAAKGAITEKTLAPWSDKPAGKMDLFFKEKGYIPALHPGEKEIYPEVHGFERRQPVAVTLGTSYDLWCLAQLANELGIKDDYELFMKQSFNYRNLFNEQTKFFHPKDEKGNFIMPFDYVFSGGQGAREYYGENNAWIYRWDVQHNIPDLIKLMGGNQLFVQYLDDMFQQPLGRSKFDFYAQLPDHTGNVGQFSMANEPALHIPYLYNYAGQPWMTQKRIHKLIGEWFRNDLMGVPGDEDGGGMSAFVVFSQMGFYPVTPGLASYSIGSPFFRKTRISLPNGKSFVISARNASAKNKYIQSATLNGKVLDKPQLDHNDILNGGTLEFVMGDKANKNWGN from the coding sequence ATGCCAAAAAACAATATCAAATCAGGAACGCAGACATGGGGGCGTGGATTCTGCTGTTGCGCTTTTCTTTTAATTGCTTTGCTAAAAGGTTTTTCTCAATCGAAGGTGACCAAAGACTATGTCGACTACGTCAATCCGTATATGGGAAATATCAGTCATCTGCTGGTGCCGACTTATCCGACGGTGCACCTGCCCAACAGCATGCTGCGCGTCTACCCCGAGCGCGGTGACTTTACTTCAGACCGCCTCAATGGCCTGCCGTTGGTCGTCACAAGTCACCGTGGGTCGTCGGCGTTCAACCTCAGCCCGATGCAGCAGCTACCTGCTCAGCTGAACCCGGTGCAGCGGTACAGCTACGATCAGGAGCAAATTACACCATATCGCTACTCGGTGTTATTGGATCAGGAAGATATCCAGGTCGACTATGCGGTAGCACATCAGTCCGCAATATATGTGTTTACGTTTGCAGGCAAGGGCACCAAATACTTACAGTTCAACTCCCGCAGTGGCGAACTGCAATGGGATGGCCGGGGCCTCTCGGGGGCACAGGACATCGGCAACGGCACGCGCGTCTATATGTATGCGGTACCCGAAGATAAGGCAATCGCGGTGAAGCGTCTGCAGGAGGGGAAACTACAGCCTGCTACCGAAGCGAAGGGGCGCAATGCCTGTCTCCTGCTGCAATTTGACGGGCCGAACACCTCGCTCAGGATGAAATATGGTATATCGTTTATCGATGCGGCGCAGGCCAAAGCGAACCTCGAGCGGGAAATTGCCGATTTCGATCAGGACAAAGTGGCGCACAACGGACGTCAGGAATGGAACCGTGCACTGGGTAAAATTGCCGTCGAAGGCGAAAGTGAATCGGACAAACAGGTGTTTTATACCTCTCTGTACCGGACTTACGAGCGGCCGGTCAACATCTCGGAGGATGGCCGGTATTTCAGTGCTTTTGATGGCAAGATCCATCAGGACGGAGGCCGGCCATTCTTTACGGACGACTGGATCTGGGATTCTTACCGCGCCCATCATCCACTGCGTGTCCTATTGGATCCGGAAGCCGAATCGAACATCCTGCATTCCTTTGTGCGGATGTCCGAACAGATGGACAGACCTTGGCTGCCGACGTTCCCGGAGATCACGGGCGACAGCCGCCGGATGAACTCCAATCACGGAGTGGCGACCTTATTGGATGCCTACCGCAAGGGCATCCGTGGTTTCGATGTGCAAAAAGCTTATCTGGCCGCAAAGGGAGCGATCACTGAGAAAACCCTGGCGCCTTGGTCGGATAAGCCGGCCGGAAAAATGGACCTGTTTTTTAAAGAAAAGGGCTATATCCCCGCGTTGCATCCGGGTGAAAAGGAAATCTATCCGGAGGTGCATGGCTTTGAACGCCGGCAGCCGGTGGCAGTCACACTCGGCACTTCCTACGACTTATGGTGCCTGGCACAGCTGGCCAATGAACTGGGCATAAAAGACGATTATGAGCTCTTCATGAAGCAGTCCTTCAACTATAGGAATCTCTTTAACGAGCAGACTAAATTTTTCCATCCCAAAGATGAAAAAGGCAATTTTATCATGCCTTTTGACTACGTATTTTCAGGTGGTCAGGGTGCCCGTGAATATTACGGCGAGAATAATGCCTGGATATACCGCTGGGATGTACAGCACAACATCCCGGACCTGATAAAGTTGATGGGGGGCAATCAGCTGTTTGTACAGTACCTGGACGACATGTTCCAGCAGCCGCTAGGCCGTTCTAAATTTGATTTTTATGCGCAGCTCCCGGACCATACGGGCAACGTCGGCCAGTTTTCGATGGCCAATGAACCTGCACTGCATATTCCTTATCTGTATAATTATGCTGGCCAGCCCTGGATGACGCAAAAGCGCATTCATAAGCTGATCGGCGAGTGGTTCAGAAACGACCTGATGGGGGTACCCGGTGACGAGGACGGCGGCGGCATGTCGGCTTTTGTCGTTTTCTCGCAGATGGGCTTTTACCCCGTCACCCCCGGTCTGGCTTCCTACAGCATCGGTTCGCCCTTTTTCCGGAAGACACGCATCAGCCTGCCCAACGGTAAATCCTTTGTGATCAGCGCCAGGAATGCTTCGGCAAAAAATAAATACATACAGTCCGCCACACTTAATGGCAAGGTGCTGGACAAGCCTCAGCTGGATCATAACGACATCCTCAATGGTGGCACGCTGGAGTTTGTCATGGGTGACAAGGCCAATAAAAATTGGGGGAACTGA
- a CDS encoding RNA polymerase sigma-70 factor, producing the protein MNYTNASDRELLESCCLHDDLKAYNELVARYSPKLYMTCQLYLNDSFLAEEIALDILFWLWKKRREFSIPDNLGAYLHRAARNAVISQLRRQRRSVVETVADFSETAVGEERMADYAISCREGEEQYRKLLSGLSPQRKEVFVMSREQGFSYKEIAQKTNLSINTVENYIAAALKHFRKGMVSIVVVALILFY; encoded by the coding sequence GTGAATTATACAAACGCATCAGACCGGGAATTATTGGAAAGCTGTTGTCTGCACGATGACCTGAAAGCTTATAACGAACTTGTGGCCCGTTATTCCCCCAAGCTGTATATGACCTGTCAATTGTATCTAAACGACAGCTTCCTCGCCGAAGAGATTGCGCTGGATATCCTGTTTTGGCTCTGGAAAAAACGTCGTGAGTTTAGCATACCGGATAATCTGGGGGCATACCTTCACCGTGCTGCACGCAATGCGGTGATCAGCCAATTGCGGAGGCAGCGCCGTAGTGTTGTCGAAACAGTCGCGGATTTCAGTGAAACAGCTGTCGGCGAAGAGCGTATGGCGGACTATGCGATAAGCTGCCGGGAGGGTGAAGAACAGTACCGGAAACTTCTTTCGGGACTTAGCCCACAGCGTAAGGAAGTATTTGTGATGAGCCGCGAACAGGGCTTTAGCTACAAGGAAATTGCCCAAAAGACCAACTTGTCCATCAACACAGTAGAGAATTATATCGCCGCTGCGCTTAAGCACTTTCGCAAGGGCATGGTGTCCATTGTAGTGGTAGCGCTAATCCTGTTTTATTAA
- a CDS encoding FecR family protein, with protein sequence MDEQLITNELLKRYLQGKCSAAEQQLVTDFLDNPDNVAQLHRIMSEETAVLWDLPALATRLHNEQIAHWQHRLHERMVREQCAPKAKEEQSVHTPAIFKMPPLRYTAAALLLVGLAGLLWLLTQQGEGGAQGMAQQENSMPGTDRAILQLSDGSTISLSDAANGKLVDEAGVSIRKTAAGEIIYTAAGKTASARSFNSIRTPNGGQYRITLPDGSRALLNAASSLTYPVEFEKNERRVKMTGEVYFEIAKVNNDSKQRVPFFVETDKQVIEVLGTTFNVNAYANETYDCTTLVEGSVRLLATGSGKSELLKPGQQAMVGAAMQLSTADMQQNLAWVNGYFVFRREELGSILRKIARWYDVTVECPPELSSMKFTGKVSRSQSLAAVVEMISSINKVKLDIKERRIIVKQ encoded by the coding sequence ATGGACGAACAACTGATCACCAATGAGCTGCTGAAGCGATACCTGCAAGGAAAATGTTCTGCTGCCGAACAGCAGCTCGTCACTGATTTTCTGGACAATCCTGACAATGTGGCTCAGCTGCACAGGATCATGAGCGAAGAGACCGCTGTCCTCTGGGATCTGCCGGCGCTAGCAACACGACTGCACAACGAGCAGATTGCGCATTGGCAGCATCGCCTGCACGAAAGAATGGTACGCGAACAATGTGCGCCAAAGGCTAAAGAAGAGCAATCCGTACATACGCCTGCCATTTTTAAAATGCCTCCGTTAAGATATACTGCCGCAGCGCTGCTGCTTGTCGGGCTGGCTGGACTGCTGTGGTTGCTGACCCAGCAGGGAGAGGGGGGCGCGCAAGGAATGGCGCAGCAGGAAAATAGTATGCCAGGGACAGATAGGGCCATTTTACAGTTGTCCGATGGTTCGACGATATCACTCTCGGACGCAGCCAATGGCAAACTGGTGGATGAGGCCGGTGTCAGCATACGGAAAACTGCTGCTGGCGAGATCATCTATACCGCCGCTGGAAAGACGGCCTCTGCCAGGTCTTTCAATAGCATCCGTACACCCAATGGGGGACAGTATCGGATCACGCTGCCGGATGGAAGCCGGGCTTTGCTCAATGCGGCTTCATCGCTGACCTATCCAGTTGAATTCGAGAAAAATGAACGGCGGGTAAAAATGACCGGTGAAGTCTATTTTGAAATCGCCAAAGTCAACAACGACAGCAAACAGCGTGTACCCTTTTTTGTGGAGACCGATAAACAGGTGATCGAAGTGCTGGGAACCACCTTCAATGTCAACGCTTATGCCAATGAAACTTATGACTGTACAACCTTGGTGGAGGGAAGTGTGCGGCTGCTGGCTACAGGCAGTGGAAAGTCCGAGTTGCTAAAACCGGGACAGCAGGCAATGGTGGGGGCGGCTATGCAGCTCTCGACAGCAGACATGCAGCAAAATCTCGCTTGGGTGAACGGCTATTTTGTGTTCCGCCGGGAGGAGCTGGGCAGCATCCTGCGTAAAATTGCCCGCTGGTATGACGTTACGGTAGAATGTCCACCGGAATTAAGCTCCATGAAATTTACAGGAAAGGTGTCCCGTAGCCAGTCCCTGGCTGCGGTGGTGGAAATGATCAGCTCGATCAATAAAGTGAAGCTGGACATCAAAGAAAGGAGGATTATCGTGAAGCAATAA